A window from Mya arenaria isolate MELC-2E11 chromosome 9, ASM2691426v1 encodes these proteins:
- the LOC128245474 gene encoding uncharacterized protein LOC128245474 isoform X2 — translation MGRRNNSYIRPTTEMELEKECSFEPRQINIIDSLPCCHSIKNKLGFKIALYLILVSTDLIDVLSDWLLFRDVISTEEGLVFGPVEDILKYLLLAFSVIGTFTYIFEMSNYWWEIFRSNPWVDVDLLMAIIIWIEDVPQITINVLIVACREEAISYFQLVKASIIIIGAVIRVLISLIRYCGKTARRDVKCARLNKYSRYHVVYRFFIMIGLILTLGGAVTIFMFTQSERHPDGRLDFKTPHSILEGKYDDEKYFKNVSIYFSHPSLQEGQASSSPEDVNFIRLLKINEIRKSETDQTVKIFVNKNENSTDFSVIVGPNAKTECFKFWHSSGKVDSEFLTTNITCAESLSSPDEQWTFIFHYKKPSAPRLIFGDIKYNIKTNTSMSQCGEPQFEINTMTTRQSKTTKTAALRYFRTKGATPETDHILVASPDKGTRFYRTKDLVNIADVWRTGFALCKSSGSMAPNRDTSISVPCDLWT, via the coding sequence ATGGGGCGAAGAAACAATAGTTACATTCGACCAACGACGGAAATGGAACTAGAAAAAGAGTGTTCGTTCGAACCCAGACAGATCAACATAATTGACAGTCTACCATGCTGCCACAGCATCAAGAACAAACTAGGATTCAAAATCGCCCTGTATTTGATACTCGTTTCTACCGATCTCATTGACGTTCTCAGTGATTGGTTGCTATTTCGAGACGTGATTTCTACAGAAGAAGGTCTAGTGTTCGGACCAGTCGAGgatatacttaaatatttactgctcGCGTTTTCGGTCATAGGAACTTTCACGTATATATTTGAAATGAGCAACTACTGGTGGGAGATATTTCGTTCCAATCCATGGGTGGATGTTGATCTCCTGATGGCCATCATAATCTGGATCGAGGACGTTCCGCAAATAactattaatgttttaatagttGCCTGCCGTGAGGAGGCTATCAGTTACTTTCAGCTTGTTAAGGCAAGCATCATAATTATTGGCGCTGTTATTCGCGTACTGATATCGCTGATACGTTACTGCGGAAAAACTGCTCGAAGGGATGTCAAATGCGCTAGACTGAACAAATACTCCCGATATCATGTGGTTTATAGGTTCTTCATAATGATTGGTCTAATCCTAACACTAGGTGGCGCTGTGactatatttatgtttacacaGTCCGAAAGACATCCAGACGGAAGACTCGACTTTAAAACTCCCCATAGTATCCTGGAAGGAAAATATGACGACGAAAAATACTTCAAGAATGTTAGCATCTACTTCAGCCATCCATCTTTACAAGAAGGTCAAGCTAGTTCTAGTCCGGAGGACGTCAATTTTATAAGACTTCTTAAGATAAATGAAATACGGAAATCTGAAACAGACCAGACTGTTAAAATCTTCgtgaacaaaaatgaaaacagtacAGACTTTTCTGTCATAGTAGGGCCAAACGCAAAAACTGAATGCTTCAAATTTTGGCACAGTAGCGGAAAGGTGGACAGCGAGTTTCTGACGACCAACATTACCTGTGCTGAGTCATTGTCTTCACCAGATGAACAATGGACATTCATTTTCCATTACAAGAAGCCATCAGCACCAAGACTTATTTTTGGAGACATCAAATACAACATAAAAACCAACACCAGTATGTCACAATGTGGGGAGCCTCAATTTGAAATCAACACCATGACTACAAGGCAgagtaaaacaacaaaaacagctgCCCTACGATACTTCAGAACAAAGGGAGCAACTCCAGAAACTGATCACATCCTTGTTGCTTCCCCTGATAAAGGAACCAGGTTTTATCGTACTAAGGACCTAGTCAATATAGCTGATGTGTGGAGAACCGGATTTGCCCTCTGCAAAAGTTCGGGCAGTATGGCCCCTAATAGGGACACAAGCATTTCTGTACCATGTGACTTGTGGAcataa
- the LOC128245474 gene encoding uncharacterized protein LOC128245474 isoform X1 codes for MMYEFENITKMGRRNNSYIRPTTEMELEKECSFEPRQINIIDSLPCCHSIKNKLGFKIALYLILVSTDLIDVLSDWLLFRDVISTEEGLVFGPVEDILKYLLLAFSVIGTFTYIFEMSNYWWEIFRSNPWVDVDLLMAIIIWIEDVPQITINVLIVACREEAISYFQLVKASIIIIGAVIRVLISLIRYCGKTARRDVKCARLNKYSRYHVVYRFFIMIGLILTLGGAVTIFMFTQSERHPDGRLDFKTPHSILEGKYDDEKYFKNVSIYFSHPSLQEGQASSSPEDVNFIRLLKINEIRKSETDQTVKIFVNKNENSTDFSVIVGPNAKTECFKFWHSSGKVDSEFLTTNITCAESLSSPDEQWTFIFHYKKPSAPRLIFGDIKYNIKTNTSMSQCGEPQFEINTMTTRQSKTTKTAALRYFRTKGATPETDHILVASPDKGTRFYRTKDLVNIADVWRTGFALCKSSGSMAPNRDTSISVPCDLWT; via the exons atgatgtatG AATTCGAAAATATCACCAAGATGGGGCGAAGAAACAATAGTTACATTCGACCAACGACGGAAATGGAACTAGAAAAAGAGTGTTCGTTCGAACCCAGACAGATCAACATAATTGACAGTCTACCATGCTGCCACAGCATCAAGAACAAACTAGGATTCAAAATCGCCCTGTATTTGATACTCGTTTCTACCGATCTCATTGACGTTCTCAGTGATTGGTTGCTATTTCGAGACGTGATTTCTACAGAAGAAGGTCTAGTGTTCGGACCAGTCGAGgatatacttaaatatttactgctcGCGTTTTCGGTCATAGGAACTTTCACGTATATATTTGAAATGAGCAACTACTGGTGGGAGATATTTCGTTCCAATCCATGGGTGGATGTTGATCTCCTGATGGCCATCATAATCTGGATCGAGGACGTTCCGCAAATAactattaatgttttaatagttGCCTGCCGTGAGGAGGCTATCAGTTACTTTCAGCTTGTTAAGGCAAGCATCATAATTATTGGCGCTGTTATTCGCGTACTGATATCGCTGATACGTTACTGCGGAAAAACTGCTCGAAGGGATGTCAAATGCGCTAGACTGAACAAATACTCCCGATATCATGTGGTTTATAGGTTCTTCATAATGATTGGTCTAATCCTAACACTAGGTGGCGCTGTGactatatttatgtttacacaGTCCGAAAGACATCCAGACGGAAGACTCGACTTTAAAACTCCCCATAGTATCCTGGAAGGAAAATATGACGACGAAAAATACTTCAAGAATGTTAGCATCTACTTCAGCCATCCATCTTTACAAGAAGGTCAAGCTAGTTCTAGTCCGGAGGACGTCAATTTTATAAGACTTCTTAAGATAAATGAAATACGGAAATCTGAAACAGACCAGACTGTTAAAATCTTCgtgaacaaaaatgaaaacagtacAGACTTTTCTGTCATAGTAGGGCCAAACGCAAAAACTGAATGCTTCAAATTTTGGCACAGTAGCGGAAAGGTGGACAGCGAGTTTCTGACGACCAACATTACCTGTGCTGAGTCATTGTCTTCACCAGATGAACAATGGACATTCATTTTCCATTACAAGAAGCCATCAGCACCAAGACTTATTTTTGGAGACATCAAATACAACATAAAAACCAACACCAGTATGTCACAATGTGGGGAGCCTCAATTTGAAATCAACACCATGACTACAAGGCAgagtaaaacaacaaaaacagctgCCCTACGATACTTCAGAACAAAGGGAGCAACTCCAGAAACTGATCACATCCTTGTTGCTTCCCCTGATAAAGGAACCAGGTTTTATCGTACTAAGGACCTAGTCAATATAGCTGATGTGTGGAGAACCGGATTTGCCCTCTGCAAAAGTTCGGGCAGTATGGCCCCTAATAGGGACACAAGCATTTCTGTACCATGTGACTTGTGGAcataa